The Toxorhynchites rutilus septentrionalis strain SRP chromosome 3, ASM2978413v1, whole genome shotgun sequence genome includes a region encoding these proteins:
- the LOC129775094 gene encoding uncharacterized protein LOC129775094, with product MAPLPVERITPFVRPFSYVGIDYFGPIEVVVGRHLEKRWIVLFTCFSVRAVHLEVAYKLDTASCIMAIRRFVLRRGPPITIFSDNGSNLKAANKELQEQIKRIDLASANVFTNARTSWRFSPPSAPNMGGVWERMVRSVKQVMSELNVGRRMNDEILLTVIAEAEEIVNSRPLVYTSQDSESAETLTPNSYLRGITSCLQNPAIPPTDQAEALRNSYKRSQFIADGLWERWIKEYLPTLNYRSKWLEEHKPLEPGDLVFIVDDHGRNGWIRGKIETVIIGKDKRIRQAMVRTAQGLYRRPVNKLAVIEVASSCKSVPEASSGQGLRAGELLQPLGTNDGRLTDVMRGTLRRNVN from the coding sequence ATGGCACCACTCCCTGTTGAGAGAATAACACCATTCGTACGACCCTTCAGCTATGTAGGGATTGATTATTTTGGCCCTATTGAGGTGGTGGTTGGTAGGCACCTGGAAAAAAGGTGGATAGTCCTCTTCACATGTTTTTCAGTACGCGCAGTTCATTTAGAAGTGGCATACAAGCTAGATACTGCATCGTGCATAATGGCTATTCGACGATTTGTGCTACGGCGAGGACCTCCAATCACCATCTTTTCAGATAACGGGTCTAACCTCAAGGCGGCCAACAAGGAGCTCCAAGAGCAGATAAAACGAATAGATTTGGCCTCCGCGAACGTGTTCACCAACGCTCGTACAAGTTGGAGATTCTCGCCACCCTCTGCGCCTAACATGGGGGGCGTTTGGGAGCGCATGGTGCGCTCCGTTAAGCAGGTGATGTCGGAACTGAACGTCGGAAGAAGGATGAACGATGAGATTTTGTTGACAGTGATTGCTGAGGCAGAGGAAATAGTCAACTCGAGACCTCTAGTGTATACGTCTCAGGACTCGGAGTCTGCAGAAACACTTACACCCAACAGTTACCTCAGAGGAATTACGTCGTGCTTACAAAATCCTGCCATCCCTCCAACGGACCAAGCGGAAGCTCTTCGGAACTCGTACAAGCGCTCGCAGTTCATTGCTGATGGACTCTGGGAAAGATGGATCAAGGAATATTTGCCTACTCTGAACTATCGCAGTAAGTGGTTAGAAGAGCATAAACCCTTAGAACCAGGGGATCTCGTATTCATCGTTGACGATCATGGAAGGAATGGATGGATACGCGGTAAAATTGAAACAGTCATCATCGGTAAAGACAAACGGATCAGGCAGGCTATGGTACGTACAGCACAAGGTCTATATCGTCGTCCAGTGAACAAGCTGGCAGTGATTGAGGTGGCATCTTCTTGTAAATCTGTTCCTGAAGCTAGTTCCGGACAAGGTTTACGGGCCGGGGAACTGTTACAACCACTGGGCACTAACGACGGTCGGCTTACCGATGTGATGCGAGGAACCTTGCGCCGAAATGTCAACTGA
- the LOC129775093 gene encoding malate dehydrogenase, mitochondrial has product MFARTLKTVAAQGAKNFSTTNQNNVKVAVCGASGGIGQPLSLLLKQSPLVTELSLYDIVHTPGVAADLSHIETRSKVTGYNGAENLEKALAGADIVIIPAGVPRKPGMTRDDLFNTNASIVRDLAAGCAKACPKALIGIISNPVNSTVPIACETLAKAGALDPKRVFGVSTLDIVRANTFIGEAAGVDPQKVNVPVIGGHSGVTIIPVLSQTTPSVSFPQDKIAALTERIQEAGTEVVKAKAGAGSATLSMAFAGARFALALARAMNGEQNVVECAYVRSDVTEAKYFSTPLLLGKHGLEKNLGLPKLNAYEQELLKKAIPELKKNIAKGEEFVKKN; this is encoded by the exons ATGTTCGCTCGCACATTGAAAACAGTTGCCGCTCAGGGTGCGAAGAACTTCTCAACAACTAATCAA AACAATGTCAAAGTGGCTGTGTGCGGTGCTTCCGGTGGAATTGGTCAACCCTTATCGTTGCTGCTGAAGCAGAGCCCACTGGTGACCGAGCTTTCGCTGTACGACATTGTGCACACCCCTGGAGTGGCAGCAGATTTGTCCCACATCGAAACCCGCTCTAAGGTCACTGGATACAATGGAGCGGAAAATCTGGAGAAGGCCTTGGCCGGAGCAGATATAGTCATTATTCCAGCCGGTGTCCCTCGTAAACCGGGTATGACACGTGACGATCTGTTCAACACGAATGCTTCCATTGTGCGAGATCTGGCTGCTGGTTGTGCCAAGGCTTGTCCGAAGGCGCTGATTGGAATCATTTCAAATCCTGTCAATTCAACTGTACCGATTGCTTGCGAGACGTTGGCCAAA GCCGGTGCTTTGGACCCGAAGCGGGTGTTTGGCGTCTCGACGTTGGATATTGTTCGGGCCAACACCTTCATTGGAGAAGCTGCTGGAGTTGACCCTCAGAAGGTCAATGTTCCAGTCATTGGAGGTCATTCGGGTGTGACCATCATTCCCGTTCTCTCTCAGACGACTCCATCGGTTAGCTTCCCCCAGGACAAAATCGCTGCCTTGACCGAACGTATTCAAGAGGCCGGAACCGAGGTCGTCAAAGCCAAGGCAGGTGCTGGATCTGCCACTCTCTCCATGGCCTTTGCTGGAGCCCGTTTCGCTTTGGCTTTGGCTCGCGCTATGAATGGCGAGCAGAACGTGGTCGAGTGTGCTTATGTTCGTTCGGATGTAACCGAAGCGAAGTACTTTTCAACCCCACTTTTGCTAGGAAAGCACGGACTCGAAAAGAATCTTGGACTACCGAAGCTGAACGCCTACGAGCAGGAGCTGCTCAAGAAGGCCATCCCAGAATTGAAGAAAAACATCGCGAAAGGCGAGGAGTTTGTTAAGAAGAATTAA
- the LOC129775082 gene encoding fatty acid synthase: MSSRIVNPAIEHRAKPPLPGDEIVISGVAGRFPNSDSVKEYGYNLYNKIDMVDDLETRWRHTNVEIPRRMGKVNNLEKFDATFFGVHFKQAHTMDPQCRLLVEHAYEAVIDAGVNPKTLRGSRTGVFVGACFAESEKTWFYEKISSGGFGITGCSRAMMANRISYTMGLNGPSFLLDTACSSSMYALDCAFNAIRNGECDAAIVGGSNLLLHPYVTLQFARLGVLAADGYCRPFDKDASGYTRSEAVCVAFLQKAKDAKRVYADFVYSKTNCDGFKEEGITYPSGLMQRKLLSEFYQEINIDPSTVNYVEAHSTGTMVGDPEECAGLDKIFCTGRTKPLPVGSAKSNVGHSESSSGLCSVIKSVLAFENMVIPPNINFTEIRRDIPSLVDGRLTVVSDPTPLDGPLIAINSFGFGGANAHALLRGNSKVKINNGLPADNLPRLVTWSGRTEEAIDAVLTDMSNRHLDAEYVALMHNVQSESIPGNVFRGYGVYAKNGIENAVCLGRDCQHYTGLKRPLVWVFSGMGSQWTEMGSSLMEIPIFRTAVENCHQLLEKRGLNLLEILTSKECKYENILHSFVGIAAVQIGIVDVLRSLDIEPDFVIGHSVGELGCAYADGCFTAEQMILSAYSRGMASLETKTVFGSMAAVGLGYRKIRTMLPPGIEVACHNGPDSCTISGPKANVESFVKDLTGKGIFAKEVPCSNIPYHSKYIAEMGPRLLARLNEVIPEPKKRSSKWLSSSVPKIRWDQPESQYSSAQYHTNNLLSSVLFEETSALLPNNAMTIEIAPHGLLQAILKKSMPNAVHFGLTKRGNKDNVQYLFNALGKLYVNGLDLPVSRLYPQVEFPVARGTPMISHLVRWDHSEDWFVTKFEMQKSSKSGERRVKIKLNDQDYSYISGHVIDGRVLFPATAYLHLAWETLAMVKGPMYFDLEVEFEDVKFLRATSITKDQEIEFTIMLQQGTGRFEITEGSAAVVTGYIKHVENIQLSEIPDPPESDYPMLNERDFYKELRLRGYHYNGAFRSVQEARADARCGKVSWELNWVSFLDCLLQCCIIGKDTRSLVIPTGIERLRIDPKMHLAIANTMEEGQQVFDFKYSDILNTMRSGGIEIIGMQASTVGRRKPPGYPVLESYKFIPHLPAPKLSKINAVRVCVQLALENIPVPKVKAVEVDFHNDTPITPLFADALGDLPLVTADLMFLSQQQISLPGVHVEDGKLSTQSNCLFLISVNYLSRPEMVEEATNSLHDNGFILSREAPNLALDSIVVPAGYQLILVIPVENETYILLQRIKRKYLGSPTIVHIPADDEQYKWITKLRDAMKQGSVIVVSQGDSNSGIIGLVNCIRREPDGGMVSCVFIDDPKAPAFELDNPIYKAHLKLGFAINVYRNGQWGTYRHLQLLQPAVVKPRREHCYANALTKGDLSSLTWLSGPFNNRRVKDDLVRVCYSSLNFRDVMFASGKLSADFANLSRIEQQCELGFEYSGIGVSGRRIMGMVTTGAMATHVECEETLTWTVPDNWTLEQAATVPVVYTTVYCALFINAHIQKGQSILIHAGSGGVGLAAIRVCLSYGLEVYTTVGSTAKRDFLLQTFPQLNPQNIGNSRDTSFEKLIMTRTDGKGVDYVLNSLADDKLQASLRCLGKYGKFLEIGKYDMANDTKLGLHRFLRALSFTAVLVDFLFTAQPEEKMVLKQMLDKDIKAGIIVPLKANVFLANEVEHAFRYLASGKHVGKVVLKIRENPNDEESVPISYLPRMYCNPEYSYVIAGGLGGFGLELADWLVLRGCRKLVMSSSRGITKPYQAYRIKIWKQYGVEVVVNTEDITTRKGCEALLLAANKVGPVGGIYNLAVQLRDSIFENQTVEKFTQCMGPKALATKYFDELSRKLCPYMVYFVVFSSVSCGRGNGGQSNYGMANSVMERIIEHRHAEGLPAKAIQWGAVGEVGLVADMQEDKLDMEIGGTLQQRISSCLQELDPLLTTPDAIVASMVVAEKRVRSSGKDNIIESVMNIMSIRDIKSVSMDTTLSELGMDSLMAVEIKQTLEREYELFLTPQDLRSLTFMKLQELTEAKASSDENVKLKLANEKTPTGVAMLLRNLGDEFNSEHTILRLQSENDSKKYNACVLLTPGIEGVAGNAWHSIAGQLTLPTFITQLTKTIDMTSIAEICQFLANDVIENVFKGTEHFYLVGYSFGAFITLELARLLEETGKRGQILLIDGAPKFLHKLAIDQMSKNWTDESIQIVLIAGILNTIFPEETTDVLPIITECRTFESRIDKLLELAKDQNVYSEGYLRMMTKALYNRIKITLLTDISNMQPLESHITLVRPTEVSVVDIEEDYGLSEYTKGTVSLKFLEGNHITMLENPKLTQIITESDPVLESDRCFQKYLQSSVIAE; the protein is encoded by the exons ATGAGTTCGAGAATTGTAAACCCTGCAATCGAGCATCGCGCAAAGCCGCCACTACCTGGCGATGAGATTGTTATTTCCGGTGTTGCCGGACGCTTTCCCAATTCGGACAGCGTCAAAGAGTACGGATACAATCTCTACAACAAGATCGACATGGTGGATGATCTGGAAACACGTTGGCGTCACACCAACGTTGAGATTCCCCGACGCATGGGAAAGGTGAACAATTTGGAGAAGTTTGATGCAACGTTCTTTGGAGTGCACTTTAAACAG GCACACACCATGGATCCACAGTGTCGTCTTTTGGTAGAACATGCATATGAGGCTGTAATCGACGCCGGCGTGAATCCAAAGACTCTGCGAGGATCCCGAACCGGAGTGTTTGTAGGCGCATGCTTCGCTGAGTCGGAGAAAACGTGGTTCTACGAAAAAATTTCTTCTGGTGGTTTTGGCATCACTGGATGCTCCCGGGCTATGATGGCAAATCGTATCTCGTACACTATGGGCCTTAACGGTCCTTCTTTCCTACTGGATACTGCGTGCAGCAGCTCGATGTATGCATTGGATTGCGCCTTCAATGCTATCCGCAATGGAGAATGTGATGCAGCAATTGTTGGCGGTTCAAATTTGCTGTTGCATCCTTACGTAACGCTCCAGTTTGCACGACTtggtgttttggcagctgatggGTATTGTCGACCATTCGATAAAGATGCTTCTGGATACACTCGTTCTGAAGCTGTTTGTGTTGCTTTTCTGCAGAAGGCTAAAGATGCGAAACGTGTATATGCGGATTTTGTGTACTCAAAAACCAACTGTGATGGGTTCAAGGAAGAAGGTATCACTTATCCATCAGGATTAATGCAAAGAAAACTGTTGTCAGAATTCTACCAAGAGATTAACATCGATCCATCGACTGTAAACTATGTTGAAGCACACAGTACCGGTACAATGGTAGGTGATCCAGAAGAATGTGCTGGTTTGGATAAAATTTTCTGCACAGGTCGTACGAAACCACTACCTGTGGGATCCGCGAAATCTAATGTTGGACACTCTGAATCAAGTTCAGGGTTATGTTCCGTCATCAAGAGTGTGTTGGCATTCGAGAACATGGTGATTCCTCCAAATATCAACTTTACAGAGATACGACGGGATATCCCTTCGTTGGTCGATGGCCGTTTGACGGTGGTATCGGATCCTACTCCACTGGATGGTCCATTGATCGCGATAAATTCATTTGGTTTCGGAGGAGCCAATGCGCACGCTCTACTGAGAGGAAATTCGAAGGTAAAAATCAACAATGGTTTGCCAGCTGATAATCTACCCAGATTGGTCACATGGTCGGGTAGAACCGAAGAAGCTATCGATGCTGTTTTGACGGATATGAGcaatcgacatctggatgctgAATACGTCGCTTTGATGCACAACGTTCAAAGCGAGTCGATTCCTGGAAACGTTTTCCGAGGCTACGGAGTGTACGCTAAGAATGGCATTGAAAACGCTGTCTGTCTTGGTCGCGATTGTCAGCATTATACAGGTCTCAAGCGCCCACTGGTTTGGGTATTCAGCGGTATGGGATCCCAATGGACTGAGATGGGTTCATCGTTGATGGAGATTCCAATTTTCCGTACTGCAGTCGAAAACTGTCATCAACTGCTTGAAAAAAGAGGATTAAACCTGCTCGAGATTTTAACATCGAAAGAGTGCAAGTATGAGAATATTCTTCACTCGTTTGTTGGAATCGCTGCCGTTCAAATTGGAATCGTTGATGTTCTTCGGTCACTGGATATCGAACCAGACTTTGTTATTGGACACTCCGTCGGAGAATTGGGTTGCGCTTATGCCGATGGCTGTTTCACAGCTGAACAAATGATCCTGTCTGCATATTCGCGTGGTATGGCTAGTTTGGAAACTAAAACTGTATTTGGTTCGATGGCAGCTGTTGGGTTGGGTTATCGTAAAATTAGAACAATGCTCCCGCCGGGAATCGAAGTCGCATGTCACAATGGTCCGGATTCTTGTACCATATCGGGCCCCAAGGCAAACGTCGAATCCTTCGTGAAAGATCTCACCGGCAAGGGAATATTTGCTAAGGAAGTTCCCTGCTCCAACATTCCATACCATAGCAAGTACATCGCTGAAATGGGACCACGTCTTCTGGCACGACTGAACGAAGTGATCCCTGAACCAAAGAAGCGATCGTCAAAATGGTTGAGCTCTTCTGTGCCAAAGATTCGCTGGGATCAACCAGAAAGCCAATACTCGTCGGCCCAATATCATACGAACAACTTGCTAAGTTCGGTGCTGTTCGAAGAAACTTCCGCTCTGCTTCCAAACAATGCCATGACCATTGAAATTGCCCCTCATGGCCTTCTTCAggctattttgaaaaaatcgatgCCAAATGCTGTCCACTTTGGCTTAACCAAACGCGGTAACAAGGACAATGTCCAATACCTGTTCAACGCACTCGGAAA ACTCTACGTAAACGGCCTAGATCTGCCAGTATCTAGACTGTATCCACAAGTGGAATTCCCTGTGGCCCGCGGAACTCCGATGATCTCTCACTTAGTCAGATGGGATCACAGCGAGGATTGGTTCGTGACCAAATTCGAGATGCAAAAGTCATCAAAGAGCGGGGAGCGACGCGTCAAAATTAAGCTCAACGATCAAGACTACAGTTACATCTCGGGACACGTTATCGATGGACGTGTTTTGTTTCCTGCTACCGCATATCTTCACCTGGCATGGGAGACTCTAGCCATGGTTAAGGGACCAATGTATTTCGATCTAGAAGTTGAGTTTGAAGATGTCAAGTTCCTTCGAGCAACTTCAATCACCAAGGATCAGGAAATTGAGTTCACCATTATGTTGCAACAGGGAACGGGTCGATTCGAG ATCACTGAGGGTTCAGCGGCTGTCGTCACTGGTTATATAAAACATGTCGAGAATATCCAGCTTTCCGAGATTCCGGATCCACCGGAATCGGATTACCCAATGCTGAATGAACGTGATTTCTACAAAGAATTGCGCTTGCGAGGATACCACTACAATGGAGCTTTCCGATCGGTACAGGAAGCTCGAGCTGATGCTCGTTGCGGGAAAGTCAGTTGGGAGTTGAATTGGGTATCATTCCTGGATTGTCTGCTCCAGTGTTGCATTATTGGAAAGGATACCCGTTCGTTGGTAATCCCAACTGGAATCGAACGTTTGCGAATCGATCCTAAGATGCATCTTGCGATTGCCAACACAATGGAGGAAGGGCAACAAGTATTCGACTTCAAGTATTCCGATATCCTGAACACGATGCGTAGTGGAGGTATTGAAATCATCGGCATGCAAGCGAGCACTGTTGGACGAAGAAAACCACCTGGTTATCCGGTCTTGGAGTCCTATAAATTCATTCCTCATTTACCCGCACCAAAGTTATCCAAAATTAATGCTGTCCGTGTGTGCGTTCAGTTGGCACTTGAGAATATACCCGTTCCAAAAGTCAAAGCAGTGGAAGTCGACTTCCACAACGATACACCAATCACTCCATTGTTCGCCGATGCACTTGGAGATCTACCGCTCGTTACGGCGGATCTTATGTTCCTTTCGCAACAGCAAATTTCTCTACCAGGGGTGCATGTAGAAGATGGTAAACTATCCACCCAGTCAAACTGCCTCTTCTTGATCTCCGTCAACTACCTTAGCCGTCCTGAAATGGTTGAGGAGGCAACAAACAGTCTACATGACAATGGATTCATTCTGTCGAGAGAGGCGCCTAATTTAGCATTGGATAGCATTGTGGTCCCTGCCGGTTATCAGCTAATACTAGTTATCCCAGTCGAAAACGAAACATACATTTTGTTACAACGCATCAAACGCAAATACCTGGGAAGCCCCACAATCGTTCACATTCCGGCTGACGATGAACAATATAAATGGATTACCAAGCTCCGTGACGCCATGAAGCAAGGTTCGGTTATCGTCGTGTCCCAAGGTGACAGCAACTCTGGTATCATTGGTTTGGTTAACTGCATTCGTAGGGAACCGGACGGTGGAATGGTTAGCTGCGTTTTCATTGACGATCCAAAAGCACCCGCTTTTGAACTGGATAATCCCATCTATAAGGCTCATCTGAAACTTGGATTCGCCATCAATGTCTACCGAAATGGACAGTGGGGAACATATCGTCATCTGCAACTGCTTCAGCCGGCTGTCGTAAAACCAAGACGTGAGCATTGCTATGCTAACGCACTCACTAAGGGTGATCTCTCTTCTTTGACTTGGTTGAGTGGACCTTTCAACAACCGTAGAGTCAAGGACGATCTTGTTCGAGTTTGCTACAGTTCGTTGAATTTCCGGGACGTTATGTTCGCGTCCGGCAAACTCTCTGCTGACTTCGCCAATTTATCTCGCATTGAGCAGCAGTGTGAGCTTGGGTTCGAATACTCTGGAATCGGAGTAAGCGGCCGTCGTATCATGGGTATGGTTACTACAGGTGCTATGGCTACGCACGTTGAATGCGAGGAGACATTGACCTGGACTGTTCCAGATAATTGGACGCTGGAGCAAGCAGCTACTGTTCCAGTCGTCTACACCACCGTCTATTGCGCTCTATTCATCAATGCCCACATTCAAAAGGGACAATCTATTCTTATTCACGCCGGTAGCGGTGGCGTTGGTTTGGCAGCTATTCGTGTGTGCTTATCTTATGGTTTGGAGGTGTACACAACCGTCGGGTCTACTGCTAAGCGTGATTTCTTACTACAGACATTCCCTCAGCTGAACCCGCAAAATATTGGAAATTCACGTGATACTTCTTTCGAAAAGTTGATAATGACTCGCACCGATGGAAAAGGTGTGGATTATGTGTTGAACTCACTTGCGGACGATAAATTGCAGGCTTCGTTACGCTGTCTGGGTAAATACGGAAAGTTCCTTGAAATCGGCAAATATGACATGGCGAACGATACGAAACTTGGACTGCATCGATTCTTGCGGGCGCTGTCGTTTACCGCAGTGTTGGTAGATTTCCTGTTTACAGCCCAACCGGAGGAAAAGATGGTACTGAAGCAAATGCTGGACAAGGACATCAAGGCTGGAATTATTGTCCCACTGAAGGCAAATGTTTTTCTGGCCAATGAAGTGGAACATGCGTTCCGCTATCTGGCCAGTGGAAAGCACGTCGGTAAAGTTGTTCTCAAGATTCGTGAGAATCCGAATGACGAAGAATCGGTACCAATTTCGTACCTGCCTCGAATGTATTGCAATCCGGAATATTCGTACGTGATCGCTGGAGGTTTGGGAGGATTCGGTCTAGAGTTGGCAGATTGGTTGGTGCTGCGTGGATGTCGAAAGCTAGTGATGAGCTCCAGTCGTGGCATCACTAAACCGTATCAAGCCTACAGAATCAA AATATGGAAACAATATGGAGTGGAAGTTGTGGTGAACACCGAGGATATCACCACGAGAAAGGGATGTGAAGCTCTGCTCTTGGCAGCCAATAAGGTGGGGCCGGTTGGAGGTATTTATAATCTGGCTGTTCAATTGCGCGATAGCATCTTCGAAAATCAGACAGTGGAGAAGTTTACGCAATGCATGGGTCCCAAGGCATTGGCTACCAAATACTTTGATGAATTGAGTAGAAAACTGTGCCCATATATGGTGTATTTCGTTGTGTTCTCCAGTGTTTCGTGTGGCCGAGGAAACGGCGGACAAAGCAATTACGGTATGGCAAACTCGGTGATGGAGAGAATAATTGAGCATCGCCATGCCGAAGGTCTACCCGCGAAGGCAATCCAATGGGGAGCAGTTGGGGAGGTAGGTTTGGTAGCTGATATGCAGGAGGATAAACTTGATATGGAAATTGGAGGCACACTGCAACAGCGTATCTCATCGTGCCTTCAAGAGCTGGATCCGCTACTTACCACTCCCGATGCTATCGTCGCCAGCATGGTTGTTGCGGAAAAACGTGTTCGGAGCAGTGGAAAGGacaatataatcgaatccgtTATGAATATTATGAGTATCCGAGATATTAAATCAGTTTCTATGGATACAACGCTCTCGGAACTGGGCATGGATTCGTTGATGGCTgtagaaattaaacaaaccctCGAACGAGAGTATGAACTATTCCTGACACCACAAGATCTCCGTTCGTTGACATTCATGAAATTACAAGAGCTAACTGAAGCCAAGGCAAGTTCCGATGAGAATGTCAAATTGAAGCTTGCTAATGAGAAGACTCCAACCGGTGTTGCTATGCTGTTGCGTAATCTTGGCGATGAATTTAACAGTGAACACACCATTCTTCGTTTACAATCGGAGAACGATTCGAAGAAATACAACGCCTGTGTTCTGTTGACACCTGGTATTGAAGGTGTTGCTGGTAATGCATGGCACAGCATTGCCGGTCAATTGACTCTGCCAACGTTTATCACCCAGTTGACAAAGACCATCGACATGACTAGTATAGCGGAGATTTGTCAGTTTTTGGCAAATGATGTTATCGAAAATGTGTTCAAAGGAACGGAACACTTCTATTTAGTTGGTTATTCATTTGGAGCATTCATAACGCTAGAATTGGCACGGCTGCTAGAAGAAACCGGAAAACGTGGCCAAATTTTGCTCATCGATGGAGCGCCGAAATTCTTGCATAAACTAGCTATTGATCAAATGTCCAAAAATTGGACAGATGAATCAATTCAAATTGTATTGATCGCTGGCATTCTCAACACCATCTTCCCTGAAGAAACTACAGACGTATTACCTATAATCACTGAATGTCGAACTTTCGAGTCACGGATTGATAAACTGCTCGAACTCGCCAAGGATCAAAATGTCTATTCCGAAGGATATCTGCGTATGATGACGAAAGCCTTATATAATCGTATTAAGATCACTCTACTGACCGACATTAGCAACATGCAACCGCTGGAATCGCACATCACCTTGGTACGTCCCACGGAAGTGTCTGTCGTGGATATCGAAGAAGACTACGGATTGTCCGAGTACACCAAGGGAACTGTCAGTTTGAAATTCCTCGAAGGCAATCACATTACCATGCTAGAGAATCCGAAACTAACGCAGATTATTACTGAATCTGATCCAGTGCTGGAGTCGGATAGATGCTTCCAGAAGTATCTGCAGAGCAGCGTAATTGCCGAATAA